A DNA window from Bacillaceae bacterium S4-13-56 contains the following coding sequences:
- a CDS encoding metal ABC transporter permease — protein MIESFLRFDFLQNAFYTGLLVGFLAPLLGTFIVVRRLSLIADALSHVTLAGIAFGLFFEKKTGITGISPLYFGMGFSVIGAMMVERLRSVYKAYQELAIPIILSGGVGLSVIFISLADGFNTNVINYLFGTVSAVSRSDLWMILGITIIVSLIVFLFYKELFMLSFDEEHAVVSGIHAKRIHFLFIVLTALVIAASIRIVGVLLVSALMTLPVAASMRIAKGYKQTLWLSILFGEISVITGIVSGYYFEIPPGGTIVVTAIFILIAVITGNKWVNNRRRAIS, from the coding sequence ATGATAGAAAGTTTTTTGCGTTTTGATTTTTTACAAAATGCCTTTTATACAGGATTATTAGTCGGTTTCTTAGCCCCCTTACTTGGGACATTTATAGTTGTAAGGAGGTTATCTTTGATTGCAGATGCTCTTTCACACGTTACCTTGGCTGGAATTGCCTTTGGCTTATTCTTTGAGAAAAAGACGGGCATTACAGGAATCTCACCTTTATATTTTGGTATGGGATTCTCCGTAATTGGGGCTATGATGGTTGAAAGATTAAGAAGTGTGTATAAAGCTTATCAAGAATTAGCTATCCCAATTATCCTTTCTGGAGGAGTCGGTCTAAGTGTTATCTTTATCTCTCTTGCCGATGGATTCAATACAAATGTAATCAATTATTTATTTGGGACAGTTTCAGCAGTAAGCCGCTCGGATTTATGGATGATTTTAGGAATCACTATAATTGTAAGCCTTATTGTATTTCTTTTTTATAAGGAATTATTTATGCTTTCTTTTGATGAGGAACACGCTGTAGTTTCAGGAATTCATGCGAAACGAATTCACTTTTTATTTATTGTATTAACGGCCTTAGTTATTGCTGCTTCTATACGAATTGTAGGAGTTCTTTTAGTTTCTGCACTCATGACTTTACCAGTGGCAGCAAGCATGCGAATTGCCAAGGGTTACAAGCAAACCTTATGGTTATCCATCTTATTTGGGGAAATTTCTGTAATCACAGGAATAGTGAGTGGTTATTATTTTGAAATTCCTCCTGGAGGAACCATTGTTGTTACTGCTATTTTTATATTAATAGCAGTCATCACTGGAAATAAATGGGTTAATAATAGAAGGAGGGCTATCTCATGA
- a CDS encoding Fur family transcriptional regulator produces the protein MNLNEALDLLKNRGYKYTGKREDFLRYLTTENSYRTAKDLLEFMQKTDQNVSVDTVYRNLHLFTELGIVETTEMDGEKYFRVTCDSNQHHHHFICKSCGKTKEIHLCPMDRINKELNGFEIEDHKFEIYGKCPACV, from the coding sequence ATGAATTTAAACGAAGCATTAGACCTTCTCAAAAATAGAGGATACAAATACACCGGAAAAAGGGAAGATTTTTTACGTTATTTGACAACGGAAAACAGCTATCGTACTGCAAAAGATCTCCTTGAATTTATGCAAAAAACCGATCAAAACGTTAGCGTCGATACAGTATATCGTAATCTTCACTTATTTACCGAACTAGGAATCGTAGAAACTACTGAAATGGATGGAGAGAAATATTTTCGCGTCACCTGTGATTCGAATCAACACCACCATCACTTCATCTGTAAATCCTGTGGAAAAACAAAAGAAATACATCTTTGTCCAATGGATAGAATTAATAAAGAGTTAAATGGATTTGAAATAGAGGACCACAAATTTGAAATCTACGGAAAATGCCCAGCTTGTGTGTAA
- a CDS encoding CrcB family protein — MQKIVLAIGIGGFIGAISRYGMSIALGSIIPSPFSIWFVNMIGCFLLLFFIHWKKSFPKWIRIGIATGIIGAFTTFSTFIVDFILYWNQGEWLLGSIYFLITIIGAGIASYVGYLLAQKVNSKQQVAQHKL; from the coding sequence ATGCAGAAAATTGTACTAGCCATTGGTATTGGCGGATTTATTGGGGCGATAAGTCGCTACGGAATGTCAATTGCTTTAGGTTCAATCATCCCTTCCCCTTTTTCCATTTGGTTCGTTAATATGATAGGCTGCTTCCTCCTGCTTTTCTTTATCCACTGGAAAAAATCATTTCCTAAATGGATACGCATAGGTATTGCAACAGGGATCATTGGAGCATTCACCACATTTTCTACCTTTATTGTTGACTTCATTCTGTATTGGAACCAAGGGGAGTGGTTATTAGGTTCCATCTATTTTCTAATTACTATTATCGGAGCAGGCATAGCTTCCTATGTGGGATACTTATTGGCGCAGAAGGTAAATTCTAAACAGCAAGTTGCTCAACATAAACTATGA
- the crcB gene encoding fluoride efflux transporter CrcB: MISLVVGLSGALGALSRYYLGWIANDRYSIPFGTWIANVSGAILLGILTKVHLSNPSFLSESYWGFLAIGFCGAYTTLSTFSAETFALIQKKQYKNAIIYTASTLLVSIIIVAMIIGFGEF, from the coding sequence ATGATTTCTTTGGTCGTTGGATTGAGTGGCGCTTTGGGTGCCTTAAGTAGATATTATTTAGGTTGGATAGCAAATGATCGATATTCCATTCCTTTTGGCACATGGATCGCTAATGTTTCTGGAGCCATTCTTCTTGGAATTCTAACCAAAGTACATCTTTCTAACCCATCATTTTTATCAGAATCCTATTGGGGTTTTTTAGCCATTGGCTTTTGCGGGGCTTATACTACTCTTTCCACATTTAGCGCAGAAACATTTGCTCTTATTCAAAAAAAGCAATATAAAAATGCCATAATCTATACAGCAAGTACTCTTTTGGTAAGTATTATCATTGTTGCAATGATAATAGGGTTCGGAGAGTTCTGA
- a CDS encoding OsmC family protein has protein sequence MSLQTLKVNGTGEKTKSTFQVREHQIVIDEPENFGGANTGPNPMEYVLASLAGCENVMLHMIAKEQGVEMGSVDFSVEGTLNTDGLEGMGGVRPYFQNIKVQAEISTDASDEQIQSIRSELEKRCPAYTMLKAASIEIDSEWTKSK, from the coding sequence ATGTCATTACAAACCTTAAAAGTAAATGGTACAGGAGAAAAAACGAAATCCACTTTTCAAGTTAGAGAACATCAAATTGTTATCGATGAGCCAGAGAATTTTGGTGGGGCAAACACAGGTCCAAATCCAATGGAATATGTACTGGCTTCATTAGCAGGTTGTGAAAATGTGATGCTTCATATGATTGCTAAAGAACAAGGAGTAGAAATGGGCTCTGTTGATTTCTCAGTCGAAGGAACATTAAATACGGATGGTCTTGAAGGAATGGGAGGTGTACGCCCTTATTTTCAAAATATAAAGGTTCAAGCAGAAATTAGTACTGATGCATCTGATGAACAAATTCAGAGCATTAGAAGCGAGTTAGAGAAGCGTTGTCCAGCTTATACGATGCTCAAAGCGGCATCGATAGAGATTGATTCGGAGTGGACAAAATCCAAATAA
- a CDS encoding UDP-N-acetylmuramoyl-L-alanyl-D-glutamate--2,6-diaminopimelate ligase, with the protein MKLQKVLSKLHIETKLELEITHIAGDSRKVIPGTLFVAINGYSTDGHNFIKEAIKKGAVAIIGEKQHSETHPVPYFEVENSRYALALCAKTFYAHERDLPTIIGITGTNGKTTTSFLIKHILEVQGYSCALFGTIGYTVNGTNYEASNTTPDALTLYKLLGQSNDEFAILEVSSHGIQQGRVYGLELDYVLFTNLDHEHLDYHHSMENYFQVKASLFKQLKKDGHGIIFSGQSWGKRLVQQLQNKHEVISISESDDADLKIDYEKKQLKWQDHSLAFQPLLPGKHNFINISMAVETCRLIGLSLPRIKNALEKNLYIPGRYEIFAHPNGGFIVVDYAHTSDALQKLFHSIQEQGAERIIHVFGFRGGRDKLKRKDMFRQSTNISHQTILTCDDLYGVEPQTMFGELLDLYLEEKKENSRIIFDRTEAITFAWELAEKGDWIVITGKGHEPYQQDFQYPVKSDLDMIKKLLGELEKEHSAL; encoded by the coding sequence ATGAAATTACAAAAGGTCCTCTCTAAATTACATATAGAAACGAAACTTGAATTGGAAATCACTCATATAGCAGGTGATTCAAGAAAGGTTATACCTGGCACTCTTTTTGTTGCCATCAATGGGTATAGTACAGATGGACATAACTTCATTAAAGAAGCCATAAAGAAAGGGGCTGTTGCAATAATCGGGGAAAAACAACACTCAGAAACACACCCTGTCCCCTATTTTGAAGTAGAAAATAGTCGTTATGCCCTTGCACTATGCGCAAAAACTTTTTACGCACACGAAAGAGATCTACCAACCATTATTGGAATCACAGGAACCAATGGAAAGACAACAACTTCTTTTTTAATAAAACACATACTTGAAGTACAGGGGTATAGTTGTGCCTTATTTGGTACAATTGGCTATACCGTAAATGGAACGAATTACGAAGCCTCAAACACTACACCAGATGCACTAACTCTCTATAAACTGCTTGGGCAGTCAAATGATGAGTTTGCCATCCTTGAAGTTTCCTCTCATGGAATCCAGCAAGGTAGAGTATACGGTCTGGAATTGGACTATGTATTGTTTACAAACTTAGATCACGAACACTTAGATTACCATCACTCTATGGAAAACTATTTTCAGGTAAAAGCTTCTTTGTTTAAACAGTTAAAAAAAGATGGTCATGGTATTATTTTTTCAGGACAGTCCTGGGGGAAAAGACTAGTGCAACAACTCCAAAACAAACATGAGGTAATTTCTATAAGTGAATCTGATGATGCAGATTTAAAGATCGATTATGAAAAGAAGCAATTAAAATGGCAAGATCATTCACTTGCCTTTCAACCATTACTTCCTGGAAAACATAATTTTATAAACATATCCATGGCAGTTGAGACCTGTCGACTTATTGGACTTTCTCTTCCCCGTATTAAAAATGCGCTAGAAAAAAATCTATATATCCCAGGCCGCTACGAAATTTTTGCCCATCCAAATGGTGGATTTATAGTAGTTGACTATGCCCATACATCTGATGCGCTTCAAAAATTGTTCCATTCTATTCAAGAACAAGGGGCTGAAAGAATCATCCATGTCTTTGGGTTTCGTGGTGGAAGGGATAAACTTAAGAGAAAAGATATGTTTAGGCAAAGTACCAATATATCTCATCAAACGATACTAACCTGTGATGATCTCTATGGGGTAGAGCCTCAAACTATGTTTGGGGAGCTTTTGGACCTTTATCTAGAAGAGAAAAAAGAAAACTCACGAATTATTTTCGATCGCACCGAAGCCATTACTTTTGCATGGGAACTTGCAGAAAAAGGAGATTGGATCGTGATTACAGGAAAAGGGCATGAACCCTACCAACAAGATTTTCAATATCCTGTTAAATCAGATTTAGATATGATTAAAAAATTATTAGGAGAACTAGAAAAGGAACACTCTGCACTTTGA
- a CDS encoding type II CAAX endopeptidase family protein — protein MMLIRFFGPTILLWIGLVILQNLVLTFILFYGWLLILPLLSKVPIKSYFKGKSLRTWFMGLGIGIGFFLFVYVGLALLKKDGINLSQMNEILRDWGFIGKTKWWLILFLVFLNPILEELYWRGDMQNRLFGKYNLLQTSLITSSFYSLYHLIPLMFLFAFPFSVIMVIPVFLAGIFWSFYSQKSGTIVGSIVSHSLADLAIIIAYLYYLQ, from the coding sequence ATGATGCTCATTAGATTTTTTGGCCCAACCATCCTTTTATGGATTGGTCTTGTGATTCTCCAAAATTTAGTTCTCACATTTATTCTTTTCTATGGGTGGCTTCTTATTTTGCCTCTCCTTTCAAAAGTTCCAATCAAATCCTATTTTAAAGGGAAATCTTTGCGAACCTGGTTCATGGGATTAGGAATAGGTATAGGATTTTTTCTTTTTGTTTATGTAGGGCTTGCTTTACTTAAAAAAGACGGAATCAATCTTTCGCAAATGAATGAAATTTTACGTGACTGGGGATTTATTGGAAAAACAAAATGGTGGCTAATTCTTTTTTTAGTTTTTTTAAACCCTATTTTAGAGGAGCTTTACTGGAGAGGCGATATGCAAAACCGATTATTTGGAAAATACAATTTGTTACAAACTTCCCTTATTACTAGTAGCTTTTATAGTCTTTACCATTTGATACCTTTAATGTTTTTATTTGCATTTCCATTCTCCGTCATTATGGTCATTCCTGTCTTTCTTGCAGGTATCTTTTGGTCCTTTTATAGTCAAAAAAGCGGAACAATAGTAGGTTCCATCGTCAGTCACTCATTGGCGGACCTTGCTATCATTATAGCCTATTTGTATTATCTGCAATAA